The proteins below are encoded in one region of Desulfovibrio sp. JC022:
- the pta gene encoding phosphate acetyltransferase — translation MSKSLYIAATEARSGKSAIVLGVMQLLLTHLRKVAIFRPIIHDNFHDRDHDIDLILRHFKLPQDYDTTYAYTQSEATRLLNDGKHALLMENILDRFKELEENYDFVLCEGTDYLGGEAAVEFEINLDVASNLGCPVLAVLNAMDSYEDEICDLANRTVAMFEEKGLDVISVMVNRAAKEFSPDLGERLRGCLKSESNPLVYVLPNDKRLGNPTMNDVVKWLGCNVLYGKDRLDTPIDNYVVAAMQIENFLKYVNDGSLIITPGDRSDIILASLSSRLSDAYPNVAGILLTGGIRPAMTIHHLIEGWKGVPLPILVAPGHTHKTAQILRGLHGKIDPENQVKVLSAMGLFETCVDSHELQQKFVSSRSTRITPYMFEHTLLHKAREDEQHIVLPEGKEERILRAADILRRRGVVRMTLLGNEDEIRQVASAIDVSLNGIEIIDPVKSEYFDRFVDEYLELRKHKCIVRDDACDRMSDPTYFGTMMVYTGVADGMVSGSITTTAQTIRPAFEFVKTKPGFSIVSSVFLMCQNDRVMAYGDCAVNPNPNAQELAEIAISSAHTAAIFGIEPRVAMLSYSTGESGKGLSVDKVKEATDLVRKLAPEIAVEGPLQFDAAVDPKVGAELMPDSDVAGRATVLIFPDLNTGNNTYKAVQRSQPESVAIGPVLQGLKKPVNDLSRGCTVRDVVNTVAITAIQAIAEKELAKKEAGGE, via the coding sequence ATGTCAAAGAGCTTATACATTGCGGCTACAGAGGCCCGGAGCGGGAAATCAGCAATCGTCCTCGGAGTTATGCAGCTGCTTTTGACCCACCTGCGCAAGGTGGCGATTTTCAGGCCAATCATTCACGATAATTTTCATGACCGGGATCACGATATTGATCTTATCCTGCGTCATTTCAAGCTTCCGCAGGATTACGATACCACTTACGCCTACACTCAGAGCGAAGCCACCCGTCTGCTCAATGACGGTAAACACGCCCTGCTTATGGAGAATATCCTCGACCGTTTTAAAGAGCTGGAGGAAAATTATGACTTCGTACTTTGCGAGGGAACTGATTATCTCGGCGGCGAGGCTGCTGTTGAATTTGAGATAAACCTTGATGTGGCGAGCAATCTGGGTTGCCCTGTTCTGGCTGTTCTCAATGCCATGGACAGTTATGAAGATGAAATCTGCGATCTTGCCAACCGCACCGTAGCCATGTTTGAGGAAAAAGGGCTGGATGTTATTTCGGTCATGGTCAACCGGGCGGCCAAGGAATTTTCCCCGGATCTCGGAGAGCGGTTGCGGGGTTGTCTCAAGAGTGAAAGCAACCCGCTGGTCTACGTGCTTCCCAATGACAAACGGCTGGGCAATCCGACCATGAATGATGTTGTTAAATGGCTGGGCTGTAATGTTCTTTATGGCAAGGACAGGCTCGACACTCCCATTGACAACTATGTGGTCGCAGCCATGCAGATTGAAAATTTTTTGAAATACGTCAATGACGGCAGCCTGATCATTACCCCCGGTGACCGTTCCGATATCATTCTCGCAAGTCTGTCGTCACGTCTTTCCGATGCTTATCCCAATGTAGCGGGCATCCTGCTTACCGGTGGAATCCGTCCGGCCATGACTATCCATCATTTAATCGAAGGGTGGAAGGGAGTGCCTTTGCCGATTCTTGTCGCACCGGGACATACTCACAAGACAGCCCAGATCCTGCGCGGACTGCACGGCAAGATTGACCCGGAAAATCAGGTTAAGGTGCTTTCGGCTATGGGGCTTTTTGAAACCTGTGTTGATTCCCATGAATTGCAGCAGAAATTTGTCTCCAGCCGTTCCACACGGATAACTCCTTATATGTTTGAGCACACCCTGTTGCACAAAGCTCGCGAAGATGAACAGCATATTGTCCTGCCGGAAGGTAAGGAAGAACGCATTTTACGTGCGGCTGACATTCTTCGTCGTCGCGGAGTGGTACGCATGACCCTGCTTGGAAATGAGGATGAGATTCGTCAGGTTGCCTCGGCAATTGATGTCAGTCTGAACGGGATTGAGATTATAGACCCGGTAAAGTCCGAATATTTTGACCGTTTTGTGGATGAATATTTAGAACTGCGCAAGCATAAGTGTATTGTAAGAGACGATGCCTGTGACCGCATGAGTGATCCCACTTATTTCGGGACCATGATGGTTTATACCGGAGTTGCCGACGGCATGGTTTCCGGTTCCATCACCACCACAGCCCAGACCATTCGTCCGGCTTTTGAGTTCGTTAAGACCAAACCCGGATTTTCCATTGTCTCCAGCGTGTTCCTTATGTGCCAGAATGACCGGGTCATGGCTTACGGCGACTGTGCGGTGAATCCCAATCCCAACGCTCAGGAACTGGCCGAAATCGCCATCAGTTCCGCTCATACCGCTGCAATTTTCGGCATTGAACCGAGGGTAGCCATGCTTTCCTATTCCACCGGGGAATCCGGCAAAGGTCTTTCCGTGGACAAGGTCAAGGAGGCCACGGATCTGGTCCGTAAATTGGCTCCGGAAATCGCAGTGGAAGGGCCGTTGCAATTTGATGCTGCCGTGGACCCGAAAGTAGGAGCCGAACTTATGCCGGACAGCGATGTTGCCGGGCGTGCTACCGTACTTATTTTTCCTGACCTTAATACCGGAAATAATACTTATAAGGCCGTGCAGCGGTCACAGCCGGAATCCGTTGCCATCGGCCCGGTTTTGCAGGGTTTGAAAAAACCGGTCAACGACCTGAGCCGTGGATGCACGGTGCGTGATGTGGTCAACACCGTAGCTATTACCGCTATTCAGGCCATAGCCGAAAAAGAACTGGCGAAAAAGGAAGCCGGGGGAGAGTGA
- the nifJ gene encoding pyruvate:ferredoxin (flavodoxin) oxidoreductase yields the protein MAKKMKTMDGNQAASYVAYAMCETAAIYPITPSSPMAELADEWAVQGVKNIFDTTMEVRELQSEAGAAGSLHGALAAGNLSCTFTASQGLLLMIPNMYKIAGELLPTVFHVSARALAGQALSIFGDHQDVMACRQTGFAMLASNSVQESLDLALVSHLATVESSIPFVHFFDGFRTSHEVQKVELIDYEDMAAALNWDKVRDFRDRALNPEHPHTRGTAQNPDIYFQATEAINPYRDAVPGYVEDAMAKVKEITGREYKLFDYVGHPEAEDVIVAMGSGCEAIEETIEHLVAKGEKVGLVKIRLFRPFSIEHLGRAIPATCQQITVLDRTKEGGAIGDPLYLDVCTALKEMSIDLPVYAGRYGLGSKEFTPAMIKAIYDNMKSLAPRHHFTIGINDDVTRLSLEVGESIDTTPEGTVQCKFWGLGSDGTVGANKQAIKIIGDKTDMYAQGYFAYDSKKSGGITVSHLRFGKSPIKSTYLVEIADFIACHNPSYVKLYDLLDGIREGGTFLLNTSMDLEELEAELPAKLRRKIAQNNLKFYVIDGVKIAGEVGLGGRINMVMQTAFFKLANVIPFEDAVKYLKESIQTAYGKKGEKIVNMNNAAVDQAEANLIEIKYPESWATAEDEEAVESFEPEFITDVVKPILAQKGDELPVSAFSPDGRFPMGTSRFEKRGVAIQVPEWIMDNCIQCNQCSFVCPHSALRPVLVDEEEMKIAPESFEAMDAKGKGLEGLKYRMQVNTLDCQGCGNCADICPAKEKALVMKPLATQTEKEVANYDFSEIVSFKDRILPRTSVKGSQFQQSLMEFSGACSGCGETPYVKVLTQLFGERMIIANATGCSSIWGASAPSTPYCENLEGHGPAWGNSLFEDAAEYGFGMEMAISNRRDRLKMQMEKALELDITDDLKAALKGWIENKDDAAKSLEYGDQLRELLAVEADSYELLLEIEEQEDIFTKKSVWCFGGDGWAYDIGFGGVDHVLASGKDINILVMDTEVYSNTGGQASKATPLGSIAKFAAAGKHTAKKDLGRMMMSYGYVYVASISMGANKNQVMKAFLEAESYPGPSLIIAYAPCINQGIRKGMGKTQLEGKLAVESGYWPLYRFDPRREENGENPLVVEYKEPDGTLQEFLSGENRYAMLERMMPEASKTMRAGLEKDCKQRFKMLKQLAELDYSED from the coding sequence ATGGCGAAAAAAATGAAAACTATGGATGGCAACCAAGCCGCTTCCTACGTAGCCTACGCTATGTGTGAAACCGCAGCCATCTATCCTATTACCCCTTCATCCCCCATGGCCGAACTGGCTGACGAGTGGGCTGTTCAGGGTGTTAAGAATATTTTTGACACAACCATGGAAGTCCGCGAGCTTCAGTCTGAAGCAGGTGCCGCAGGCTCTTTGCACGGTGCGCTGGCAGCAGGTAACCTTTCCTGTACCTTTACCGCATCTCAGGGTCTGTTGCTGATGATCCCCAACATGTACAAGATTGCGGGTGAACTTCTGCCCACAGTTTTCCATGTATCCGCCCGTGCCCTTGCCGGACAGGCTCTGTCCATTTTCGGTGACCATCAGGACGTAATGGCCTGTCGTCAGACCGGATTCGCCATGCTGGCATCCAACTCTGTCCAGGAATCTCTCGACCTCGCGTTGGTTTCACATCTCGCAACCGTTGAATCCAGCATTCCTTTTGTACACTTTTTCGACGGCTTCAGAACTTCCCACGAAGTGCAGAAAGTCGAATTGATCGACTACGAAGATATGGCTGCCGCCCTCAACTGGGATAAAGTCCGTGACTTCCGCGACCGCGCTCTGAACCCTGAGCATCCGCACACCCGTGGTACCGCACAGAACCCGGATATCTACTTTCAGGCCACTGAAGCAATTAACCCCTACCGTGATGCTGTTCCCGGTTATGTTGAAGATGCAATGGCTAAAGTTAAGGAAATCACCGGTCGCGAATACAAACTTTTCGACTACGTGGGTCACCCTGAAGCTGAAGATGTTATTGTTGCAATGGGTTCCGGTTGTGAAGCCATTGAAGAAACAATTGAACATCTCGTTGCCAAGGGCGAGAAAGTCGGTCTGGTAAAAATTCGTTTGTTCCGTCCCTTCTCCATCGAGCATCTCGGCCGCGCCATCCCCGCGACTTGTCAGCAGATCACCGTTCTGGACCGCACCAAAGAAGGCGGAGCCATCGGCGATCCCTTGTACCTTGATGTTTGCACCGCACTGAAGGAAATGAGCATTGACCTGCCCGTTTATGCCGGACGTTACGGCCTCGGTTCCAAGGAATTTACTCCTGCCATGATCAAGGCCATCTACGACAACATGAAGTCTTTGGCTCCCAGACATCACTTCACCATCGGTATTAATGATGATGTGACCCGCCTTTCTCTCGAAGTGGGCGAAAGCATCGATACTACCCCCGAAGGTACTGTTCAGTGCAAGTTCTGGGGACTCGGTTCCGACGGTACTGTTGGTGCTAACAAGCAGGCCATTAAAATCATCGGTGATAAAACCGACATGTACGCACAGGGCTACTTTGCCTACGACTCCAAGAAATCCGGCGGTATTACCGTATCCCACCTGCGTTTCGGTAAAAGCCCCATCAAGTCCACTTACCTTGTTGAAATTGCAGACTTCATCGCCTGTCATAATCCCAGCTACGTAAAACTTTACGATCTGCTGGACGGCATCCGTGAAGGCGGAACCTTCCTGCTCAACACCAGCATGGATCTTGAAGAGCTGGAAGCAGAACTGCCCGCAAAACTGCGTCGCAAGATTGCTCAGAACAATCTCAAATTCTACGTCATCGACGGTGTTAAGATCGCCGGTGAAGTTGGACTGGGCGGACGCATCAACATGGTCATGCAGACCGCGTTCTTCAAACTGGCAAACGTCATTCCCTTTGAAGATGCAGTCAAATACCTCAAAGAATCCATTCAGACCGCGTACGGCAAGAAAGGCGAGAAAATCGTCAACATGAACAACGCTGCTGTTGATCAGGCCGAAGCAAATCTGATTGAAATTAAATATCCCGAAAGCTGGGCAACCGCAGAAGATGAAGAAGCAGTCGAATCCTTCGAACCTGAATTCATCACTGACGTTGTTAAGCCTATTCTTGCTCAGAAGGGTGACGAACTTCCGGTCAGCGCATTTTCACCTGACGGACGTTTCCCCATGGGTACTTCCCGCTTTGAAAAACGCGGTGTAGCAATTCAGGTCCCCGAATGGATCATGGATAATTGCATTCAGTGCAACCAGTGCTCCTTTGTCTGCCCGCACAGTGCCCTGCGCCCTGTCCTCGTAGATGAAGAAGAAATGAAAATTGCTCCCGAGAGCTTTGAAGCCATGGATGCGAAAGGCAAGGGTCTGGAAGGACTCAAGTATCGCATGCAGGTTAACACCCTTGACTGTCAGGGCTGCGGCAACTGCGCCGACATCTGCCCGGCCAAGGAAAAAGCTCTGGTTATGAAGCCTCTGGCTACCCAGACCGAGAAAGAAGTTGCCAACTACGACTTCTCTGAAATCGTATCCTTCAAGGATCGTATCCTGCCTCGCACCAGCGTTAAGGGCAGCCAGTTCCAGCAGTCTCTGATGGAATTCTCCGGCGCATGTTCCGGTTGCGGTGAAACACCTTACGTCAAGGTTCTTACCCAGCTCTTCGGCGAACGCATGATCATTGCTAACGCAACCGGTTGTTCCTCCATCTGGGGTGCATCCGCTCCTTCCACTCCTTACTGCGAGAATCTCGAAGGTCACGGTCCCGCTTGGGGTAACTCCCTGTTCGAAGATGCCGCTGAATACGGCTTCGGTATGGAAATGGCTATCTCCAACCGTCGCGACCGTCTGAAAATGCAGATGGAAAAGGCACTTGAGCTGGACATTACCGATGATCTGAAGGCGGCCCTCAAAGGCTGGATCGAAAACAAGGACGACGCTGCAAAGTCCCTCGAATACGGCGATCAGCTCCGTGAACTCCTTGCTGTGGAAGCTGACAGTTACGAACTGCTGCTCGAAATCGAAGAGCAGGAAGATATCTTCACCAAGAAGTCCGTATGGTGCTTCGGTGGTGACGGTTGGGCTTACGATATCGGCTTCGGCGGTGTTGACCACGTTCTCGCTTCCGGCAAGGACATCAACATCCTCGTAATGGATACCGAAGTGTACTCCAACACTGGTGGTCAGGCTTCCAAGGCAACCCCGCTCGGCTCTATTGCCAAGTTCGCAGCTGCCGGTAAGCACACAGCCAAGAAAGACCTCGGTCGCATGATGATGAGCTACGGCTACGTTTACGTTGCTTCCATCTCCATGGGTGCCAACAAGAATCAGGTTATGAAGGCCTTCCTCGAAGCTGAATCCTATCCCGGACCTTCCCTGATCATCGCTTACGCTCCTTGTATCAACCAAGGTATCCGCAAGGGTATGGGTAAAACTCAGCTTGAAGGTAAACTCGCGGTTGAGTCCGGTTACTGGCCGCTTTACCGCTTCGACCCCCGTCGCGAAGAAAACGGCGAGAATCCGCTGGTTGTTGAATACAAAGAGCCTGACGGAACCTTGCAGGAATTCCTTTCCGGCGAAAACCGTTACGCAATGCTCGAGCGTATGATGCCTGAAGCATCCAAAACCATGCGTGCTGGTCTTGAAAAAGACTGCAAGCAGAGATTCAAAATGCTCAAACAGCTTGCTGAGCTTGATTACTCAGAAGATTAA
- a CDS encoding proline--tRNA ligase, producing the protein MRLSRYYIPTLKEDPSEAEVVSHKLLMRAGMIRKLTSGIYNYLPLGLKAVNKVAAIVREEMNRAGALEVLMPMVQPGDLWQETGRWDYYGKELLRVKDRHGRDYCLGPTHEEVITDLVRGEVKSYKQLPLNLYQIQNKFRDEIRPRFGLMRGREFIMKDAYSFDKDEAGAEESYANMFEAYKKAFTRIGLNFRPVQADSGAIGGDFSHEFHVLADTGEDTIAVCKDEKCGYAANLEKAKVAAPAGESMLNAECPAIEEVATPGKHTVEEVCEFLGVGQDKLVKTMLFTVDGEPVAALVRGDRELNDVKLRNLVGGNEIEMATEEQVKEWTDAPVGFAGPVGIKVERIFADHELLAATDWIAGANKGDTHIKHLSLGRDCKIEQFADLRVITEADPCPECGAAIEFTKGIEVGHVFKLGSKYSKSMEAVFLDENGKSQPMVMGCYGIGVSRIVASAIEQNNDENGAIFPPTISPFELCVISLGGKDAAVNEKAEELYNELMEMGIDAAYDDRKERPGVKFADADLIGYPMQLVIGGKGLKNGIVEAKNRKTGEKIELPLEGFTEAFKAWRAEIWQSWGLESK; encoded by the coding sequence ATGCGTTTAAGCCGTTACTATATTCCCACATTGAAAGAAGATCCTTCCGAAGCGGAAGTGGTTTCCCATAAACTGCTCATGCGTGCGGGTATGATCCGCAAGCTGACCAGCGGTATCTACAACTACCTGCCGCTGGGTCTTAAAGCCGTGAACAAGGTTGCCGCCATTGTGCGTGAAGAAATGAACCGTGCGGGCGCGCTGGAAGTGCTCATGCCCATGGTACAGCCCGGTGATCTCTGGCAGGAAACCGGACGCTGGGATTACTACGGTAAGGAACTCCTGCGCGTGAAAGATCGTCATGGTCGCGACTACTGCCTCGGACCTACACACGAAGAAGTTATTACTGACCTCGTGCGCGGCGAAGTAAAATCCTACAAGCAGCTTCCTCTCAATCTGTATCAGATTCAGAACAAGTTCCGCGATGAAATCCGCCCCCGCTTCGGCCTGATGCGTGGCCGTGAATTCATCATGAAAGATGCATATTCCTTTGATAAGGATGAAGCCGGTGCAGAAGAATCTTATGCGAACATGTTCGAGGCTTACAAAAAAGCTTTTACCCGTATCGGACTGAACTTCCGTCCCGTACAGGCTGATTCCGGTGCCATCGGCGGTGATTTTTCACACGAATTTCATGTGCTGGCCGATACCGGTGAAGACACCATCGCAGTCTGCAAGGATGAAAAATGCGGCTACGCTGCCAACCTTGAAAAAGCAAAGGTTGCTGCTCCTGCCGGTGAATCCATGCTTAATGCTGAGTGTCCGGCTATCGAAGAAGTTGCTACTCCCGGCAAGCATACTGTTGAAGAAGTTTGCGAATTTCTCGGTGTAGGTCAGGATAAGCTGGTCAAGACTATGCTCTTCACCGTTGATGGAGAGCCTGTTGCTGCTCTGGTTCGCGGTGATCGTGAACTCAATGACGTCAAGCTGCGTAACCTCGTTGGCGGTAACGAAATTGAAATGGCAACCGAGGAGCAGGTCAAGGAATGGACCGATGCACCTGTCGGTTTTGCCGGACCTGTGGGAATCAAGGTTGAACGTATCTTCGCCGACCATGAACTGCTTGCCGCCACCGACTGGATTGCCGGAGCAAACAAGGGCGATACCCACATCAAGCACCTTTCCCTTGGTCGCGACTGCAAGATCGAACAGTTCGCCGATCTGCGCGTGATCACCGAAGCTGACCCCTGCCCCGAGTGCGGAGCGGCTATCGAGTTCACCAAAGGGATTGAAGTTGGGCACGTTTTCAAACTCGGTTCCAAGTATTCCAAATCCATGGAAGCTGTCTTTCTTGATGAAAACGGCAAGAGCCAGCCTATGGTTATGGGCTGCTACGGCATCGGTGTTTCCCGTATTGTTGCTTCCGCCATTGAGCAGAACAACGATGAAAACGGTGCCATCTTCCCGCCGACTATCTCTCCTTTTGAGCTTTGCGTAATTTCCCTTGGCGGTAAGGACGCTGCTGTTAATGAAAAAGCAGAAGAACTTTACAATGAGCTTATGGAAATGGGCATTGATGCCGCTTACGATGACCGTAAGGAACGTCCGGGAGTAAAATTTGCTGACGCGGACCTGATCGGTTACCCCATGCAGCTGGTTATCGGCGGCAAAGGACTTAAGAATGGTATTGTGGAAGCCAAGAACCGCAAGACCGGTGAGAAAATTGAACTGCCCCTCGAAGGTTTTACCGAAGCCTTCAAAGCATGGCGCGCCGAGATCTGGCAGTCATGGGGACTTGAATCCAAATAA
- a CDS encoding phosphoadenosine phosphosulfate reductase family protein — protein sequence MTEINASSPLDAKVAHSAGLMSGMLEMYPPQRIAVAWTGGKDSTVVLALWREVLKSKGKEASLVLVPQALSIDTGIKFPEVMSFRDRIALQWGVDVKVIRPDVDLTTYPVAEDPVKCCADLKIKPLQKAIEEFEIDLLITGIRRDEHPSRAGRKYMEVRDEPDHTLLNPILEWTEMDIWSFITMHQIPHCELYDQGYRSLGCQPCTTKGGDGERAGRSAEKERNLEQLTSMGYF from the coding sequence TTGACTGAAATAAACGCATCCTCACCTCTCGACGCCAAAGTGGCACATAGTGCCGGCCTCATGTCCGGTATGCTGGAAATGTATCCGCCGCAGCGTATTGCCGTGGCTTGGACCGGGGGCAAGGATTCCACAGTGGTGCTGGCCCTCTGGCGGGAGGTGCTAAAAAGCAAGGGCAAGGAAGCCTCGCTGGTGCTGGTTCCGCAGGCATTGTCTATTGATACCGGGATCAAGTTTCCCGAAGTAATGTCCTTCCGGGACCGTATTGCCTTGCAGTGGGGAGTTGACGTAAAGGTTATCAGGCCTGATGTTGATCTCACCACTTATCCCGTTGCCGAGGACCCGGTGAAATGTTGCGCCGATCTCAAAATCAAGCCTTTACAGAAAGCCATAGAAGAATTTGAAATTGACCTGCTCATTACCGGGATTCGTCGTGACGAGCATCCAAGCAGGGCAGGGCGCAAGTATATGGAAGTGCGTGATGAACCCGACCACACCTTGCTTAATCCCATCCTCGAATGGACTGAGATGGATATCTGGTCGTTTATCACCATGCACCAGATTCCGCATTGCGAGCTTTATGATCAGGGTTATCGCTCACTAGGTTGTCAGCCCTGTACAACCAAAGGCGGGGATGGTGAGCGTGCAGGGCGCAGTGCAGAAAAAGAGCGTAATCTGGAACAGCTTACTTCTATGGGATATTTTTAA
- the ispG gene encoding flavodoxin-dependent (E)-4-hydroxy-3-methylbut-2-enyl-diphosphate synthase, translated as MINRKKTRELFIGDVGIGGDNPIRVQSMCNTDTRDALSTRAQIDALAEAGCEIVRVAVPDEEAAKALPQIRKGSPVPLVADIHFDYRLALAAIDAGIDALRINPGNIGNEKRVDAVVSAAKANNIPIRIGVNGGSLDKSLLAKYGGPTPEAMVESALEHVGMLEKRGFYNTKISLKSSSVLNTIAAYKLLSEKVDYPQHVGITEAGTLVRGAVKSAVGLGILFWEGLGDTMRVSLTHDPVAEVGVAWEILRSLGLRERGPEIVSCPTCGRTEIELIDLAQKVEENLRGVEDVFTVAVMGCVVNGPGEAREADIGIAGGRGLGIIFRKGEVIRKVKGDENLLPEFMKEIELFLKEKRGQ; from the coding sequence ATGATCAATAGAAAAAAGACCCGTGAGTTGTTCATCGGGGATGTCGGCATTGGTGGAGACAACCCGATCAGGGTCCAGTCCATGTGTAATACCGACACCCGCGACGCCCTTTCCACTCGGGCGCAGATCGATGCTCTGGCCGAGGCCGGATGTGAAATCGTGCGTGTTGCGGTTCCTGACGAAGAAGCTGCTAAAGCACTGCCGCAGATCCGTAAAGGCTCCCCGGTCCCGCTGGTGGCGGACATCCACTTTGATTACCGCCTTGCCCTTGCCGCTATTGATGCCGGAATCGACGCCCTGCGCATCAACCCCGGTAACATTGGCAATGAAAAGCGCGTGGACGCTGTTGTTTCCGCTGCCAAGGCCAATAACATCCCCATCCGTATCGGGGTAAACGGCGGTTCGCTGGATAAATCCCTGCTCGCCAAGTACGGCGGTCCCACCCCGGAAGCAATGGTCGAAAGTGCGCTGGAACATGTGGGCATGCTTGAGAAACGGGGATTTTACAACACCAAGATTTCTCTTAAGTCTTCTTCTGTGCTGAACACCATCGCCGCCTACAAACTTCTTTCCGAAAAAGTGGATTACCCGCAGCACGTGGGCATCACTGAAGCGGGAACACTGGTGCGCGGCGCGGTTAAATCTGCCGTGGGGCTGGGCATCCTGTTCTGGGAAGGGCTGGGCGACACCATGCGTGTTTCCCTGACCCATGATCCGGTGGCGGAAGTGGGCGTTGCATGGGAAATTTTGCGTTCACTGGGACTTCGTGAGCGCGGACCTGAGATTGTTTCCTGCCCCACCTGCGGACGTACTGAAATTGAACTGATTGATCTGGCCCAGAAGGTTGAAGAGAACCTGCGCGGTGTTGAAGATGTCTTTACTGTTGCGGTCATGGGCTGCGTAGTTAACGGTCCCGGAGAAGCTCGCGAGGCCGACATCGGTATTGCCGGGGGCCGCGGACTGGGCATCATTTTCCGTAAAGGCGAAGTCATCCGCAAGGTCAAGGGCGATGAGAATCTGCTACCTGAATTTATGAAAGAAATAGAATTATTCCTGAAAGAAAAGAGAGGACAATAA
- a CDS encoding uracil-DNA glycosylase, whose amino-acid sequence MRVNFCLSSYDVDDSWRGFFTLPRMMELDRISSSIGKDFTPNADKVLRFCKTDLSNMKVVILGQDPYPQMGVATGRAFEVGDIKAWAELKRNASLINILKLLHKNYLQADDVEGIAKIRTDIESGKFPVLPPKKLFTHLEEEGVLFLNTALTCQIDNSGSHTEIWRGYTTALLQYIAQKNPNAKWLLWGKDAQEFAAFVPEAQKKTSYHPRLFNKTPGSFLGENHFADCPEINWVK is encoded by the coding sequence ATGAGAGTTAATTTTTGTTTGTCCAGTTATGATGTTGATGATTCCTGGCGTGGATTTTTCACCCTTCCCCGGATGATGGAGCTGGACAGGATCAGTTCATCCATCGGCAAGGATTTTACGCCCAATGCTGATAAAGTTCTGCGTTTTTGCAAGACTGATCTTTCAAATATGAAAGTGGTCATTCTCGGTCAGGACCCTTACCCGCAGATGGGCGTTGCCACCGGCAGGGCCTTTGAAGTTGGTGACATCAAGGCTTGGGCAGAGCTGAAGCGTAATGCCTCGCTGATTAACATCCTCAAGCTTCTGCATAAGAATTATCTTCAGGCTGATGATGTTGAAGGTATAGCCAAGATCAGGACTGATATTGAGTCCGGTAAATTTCCGGTGCTGCCTCCGAAAAAGCTTTTCACCCATCTTGAAGAAGAGGGTGTGCTTTTCTTGAACACCGCTTTGACCTGTCAGATTGATAATTCCGGTAGTCACACTGAAATATGGCGGGGTTACACCACCGCACTTCTTCAGTACATTGCGCAGAAAAATCCCAACGCCAAATGGCTGCTCTGGGGCAAGGATGCGCAGGAATTTGCAGCATTTGTACCCGAAGCCCAGAAGAAGACCAGCTATCACCCGCGTCTGTTCAATAAAACTCCCGGCTCCTTCCTCGGTGAAAACCATTTCGCCGATTGCCCGGAGATTAATTGGGTGAAATAA